A genome region from Panicum virgatum strain AP13 chromosome 4K, P.virgatum_v5, whole genome shotgun sequence includes the following:
- the LOC120702901 gene encoding FBD-associated F-box protein At5g60610-like codes for MVVTLGTAGAAEGSHDDVDSDHRSALKDVGCVLGRLAGALAAAGGVFGTVGSSRCSASGNLCGIAEIINDDVGGPAGLCLAGDTFEHSGRVLVRVGDGRPVSIGKGNNLVCRSVGSSDWAKKPIYRPNFQLDDLPEDMLRRVFSKLQFNEVVRTSVLSSNSRHMWTVSSKLSLDCVAICGGHRYFCSKQKYTQRFIDGVNAVLRQLHGKVFEDLEIKVEFNSLLVDHLNSWISFAVSSLVKNLALDLAPAEFVAVNVRDKKFVDVKDRYMFPIELFDSASISRIRHIQLSCVSFRPPSPYRGFPNLRKLDLELFDASEMDLDEVLSGCSNLEWLSFYRCDVNDELKVKQPLSRLLYLRIVHCNIKKVVLCAENLKTLEYHGGRLPIELGQVKQLETAELRLYGITFEYVLTELPDFICCVQNLTFQTSYLPLEKPLLLENIGSFPQLRFLRLTLLVRYRDNDNILSWASFLRAAALIEELEMHFDVHFVGFGWGNFKILPPCLYNYLRKVHFTGFNGVKGQREFLLHIVENAPALKVLTIDPKKKLGLCNCKPSDFVACRAKVRSELKGKLSPGTEVNIL; via the exons ATGGTGGTTACACTTGGCACGGCGGGGGCGGCAGAGGGCAGCCACGATGACGTGGATTCGGACCACAGGAGTGCTCTGAAAGATGTTGGCTGTGTTCTGGGTCGCCTGGCCGGAGCACTGGCCGCAGCAGGGGGTGTTTTTGGCACAGTTGGCAGCTCCCGTTGCAGTGCCTCCGGCAATCTCTGTGGGATAGCTGAGATTATCAACGACGACGTTGGCGGCCCTGCAGGCCTCTGTCTCGCCGGCGATACGTTTGAACACAGTGGCAGGGTTTTGGTCCGTGTTGGCGATGGCCGTCCAGTTAG TATTGGAAAAGGAAACAACCTTGTGTGCAGAAGTGTGGGATCAAGTGATTGGGCAAAAAAACCAATCTACCGACCAAATTTTCAACTTGATGACCTCCCAGAG GATATGCTGCGCAGGGTATTTTCAAAATTGCAGTTTAATGAGGTTGTTAGAACCAGTGTTCTGTCAAGCAATTCGAGGCATATGTGGACAGTTTCTTCCAAATTAAGTCTTGATTGTGTTGCAATATGTGGCGGGCATCGATATTTCTGTAGCAAACAGAAATATACCCAGAGATTCATTGACGGTGTTAATGCAGTGTTGCGACAGCTTCATGGCAAGGTGTTTGAAGATCTTGAGATCAAAGTTGAATTTAATAGCTTACTAGTTGATCATCTCAACAGTTGGATTAGTTTTGCTGTATCTTCACTTGTGAAGAATCTAGCACTGGATTTAGCTCCAGCTGAATTTGTGGCTGTTAACGTTCGAGATAAAAAATTTGTCGATGTTAAGGATAGGTACATGTTTCCCATTGAACTTTTCGACAGTGCAAGCATATCCCGAATACGACATATTCAGCTTAGTTGTGTATCCTTTAGACCACCTTCCCCATATAGGGGTTTCCCAAACTTGAGGAAGCTTGATCTGGAATTATTTGATGCATCTGAAATGGATCTTGATGAGGTGCTGTCAGGTTGTTCTAATCTTGAGTGGCTGAGCTTCTATAGATGCGATGTGAATGATGAATTAAAGGTGAAACAGCCATTGTCCCGGTTGCTGTACTTGCGTATCGTGCATTGCAACATTAAAAAGGTAGTGTTATGTGCAGAAAATCTCAAGACTTTGGAATACCATGGAGGGAGGCTACCTATTGAACTTGGTCAAGTTAAGCAACTCGAAACAGCAGAACTTCGCCTATATGGTATCACTTTTGAATATGTCCTCACTGAGCTTCCAGATTTTATTTGTTGTGTGCAAAATTTGACTTTCCAGACTAGTTATCTACCATTAGAG AAGCCCTTATTGCTGGAAAACATTGGCAGCTTTCCTCAGCTGAGATTTTTACGGTTGACACTCCTTGTAAGATATCGTGATAATGACAATATTCTCTCATGGGCATCCTTCCTTAGGGCTGCCGCTTTGATTGAGGAACTTGAGATGCAT TTTGATGTACATTTTGTTGGCTTCGGATGGGGAAATTTCAAGATTCTTCCACCTTGTTTATATAATTATCTAAGGAAAGTGCATTTCACAGGATTTAATGGGGTTAAGGGGCAACGCGAATTCCTATTACATATAGTGGAAAATGCCCCTGCACTGAAGGTTTTAACTATAGATCCAAAGAAGAAGTTGGGTCTTTGTAACTGTAAGCCTTCAGATTTCGTAGCCTGTAGAGCTAAAGTAAGAAGTGAGCTTAAGGGAAAACTCTCACCTGGCACAGAAGTCAACATTCTTTAG
- the LOC120702902 gene encoding sucrose synthase 1: MAAKLTRLHSLRERLGATFSSHPNELIALFSRYVNQGKGMLQRHQLLAEFDALFDSDKEKYAPFEDFLRAAQEAIVLPPWVALAIRPRPGVWDYIRVNVSELAVEELSVSEYLAFKEQLVDGHNNSNFVLELDFEPFNASFPRPSMSKSIGNGVQFLNRHLSSKLFQDKESLYPLLNFLKAHNYKGTTMMLNDRIQSLRGLQSSLRKAEEYLLSIPQDTPYSEFNHRFQELGLEKGWGDTAKRVLDTLHLLLDLLEAPDPANLEKFLGTMPMMFNVVILSPHGYFAQSNVLGYPDTGGQVVYILDQVRALENEMLLRIKQQGLDITPKILIVTRLLPDAVGTTCGQRLEKVIGTEHTDIIRVPFRNENGILRKWISRFDVWPYLETYTEDVASEIMKEMQAKPDLIIGNYSDGNLVATLLAHKLGVTQCTIAHALEKTKYPNSDIYLDKFDSQYHFSCQFTADLIAMNHTDFIITSTFQEIAGSKDTVGQYESHIAFTLPGLYRVVHGIDVFDPKFNIVSPGADMSVYYPYTETDKRLTAFHPEIEELIYSDVENSEHKFVLKDKNKPIIFSMARLDRVKNMTGLVEIYGKNAHLRELANLVIVAGDHGKESKDREEQAEFKKMYSLIDQYNLKGHIRWISAQMNRVRNGELYRYICDTKGAFVQPAFYEAFGLTVIESMTCGLPTIATCHGGPAEIIVDGVSGLHIDPYHSDKAADILVNFFDKCKEDPSYWDKISQGGLQRIYDKYTWKLYSERLMTLTGVYGFWKYVSNLERRETRRYLEMFYALKYRSLASAVPLSFD, from the exons ATGGCTGCCAAGCTGACTCGCCTCCACAGTCTTCGCGAACGACTTGGTGCCACCTTCTCCTCTCATCCCAATGAGCTGATTGCACTCTTTTCCAG GTATGTTAACCAGGGCAAGGGAATGCTCCAGCGCCATCAACTGCTTGCTGAGTTTGATGCGCTGTTTGATAGTGACAAGGAGAAGTATGCACCCTTTGAAGACTTTCTTCGTGCTGCTCAG GAAGCGATTGTGCTTCCCCCCTGGGTTGCACTTGCTATCAGGCCAAGGCCTGGTGTCTGGGACTACATTCGGGTGAATGTAAGTGAGTTGGCTGTGGAAGAGCTGAGTGTTTCTGAATACTTGGCATTCAAGGAACAGCTGGTGGATGGACA caacaacagcaacttTGTGCTTGAGCTTGACTTTGAGCCCTTCAATGCCTCATTCCCTCGTCCTTCCATGTCAAAGTCCATTGGAAATGGAGTACAGTTCCTTAACAGGCACCTGTCTTCCAAGTTGTTTCAGGACAAGGAGAGCTTGTACCCCCTGCTGAACTTTCTCAAAGCCCATAACTACAAGGGCACG ACAATGATGTTAAATGACAGAATTCAGAGTCTTCGCGGGCTCCAGTCATCCCTCAGAAAGGCAGAGGAGTACCTACTGAGCATCCCTCAAGATACTCCATACTCAGAGTTCAACCACAG GTTCCAAGAGCTCGGCTTGGAGAAAGGTTGGGGTGACACCGCAAAGCGTGTACTTGACACACTCCACTTGCTTCTTGACCTTCTTGAGGCTCCTGATCCTGCCAACTTGGAGAAGTTCCTTGGAACTATGCCTATGATGTTTAATGTTGTTATCCTGTCTCCACATGGCTACTTTGCCCAATCCAATGTACTTGGATACCCTGATACGGGTGGTCAG GTTGTGTACATTTTGGACCAAGTCCGTGCTTTGGAGAATGAGATGCTTCTCAGGATTAAGCAGCAAGGCCTTGATATCACCCCTAAGATCCTCATT GTTACCAGGCTGTTGCCTGATGCTGTTGGTACTACTTGTGGCCAGCGGCTAGAGAAGGTCATTGGAACTGAGCACACAGACATTATTCGTGTTCCATTCAGAAATGAGAATGGTATTCTTCGCAAGTGGATCTCTCGTTTTGATGTCTGGCCATACCTAGAGACATACACTGAG GATGTTGCCAGTGAAATCATGAAAGAAATGCAGGCCAAGCCTGACCTTATCATTGGCAACTACAGTGATGGCAACCTAGTTGCCACTCTGCTTGCGCACAAGCTGGGAGTTACTCAG TGTACCATTGCCCACGCCTTGGAGAAAACCAAATACCCTAACTCAGACATATACTTGGACAAATTCGACAGTCAGTATCACTTCTCATGCCAGTTCACAGCTGACCTTATTGCTATGAATCATACCGATTTCATCATCACAAGTACATTCCAAGAAATCGCTGGAAG CAAGGACACTGTTGGGCAATATGAGTCCCACATTGCATTTACACTTCCTGGGCTCTACCGTGTTGTCCATGGCATTGATGTTTTTGATCCCAAGTTCAATATCGTCTCTCCTGGAGCAGACATGAGTGTGTACTACCCATACACTGAAACTGACAAGAGACTCACTGCCTTCCACCCTGAGATTGAGGAGCTCATTTACAGTGATGTTGAGAACTCGGAGCACAA GTTTGTCTTGAAGGACAAGAACAAGCCGATCATTTTCTCAATGGCTCGTCTTGACCGTGTGAAGAACATGACAGGCTTGGTTGAGATATACGGTAAGAATGCGCACCTGAGGGAATTGGCGAACCTTGTGATTGTTGCTGGTGACCATGGCAAGGAGTCCAAGGACAGGGAGGAGCAGGCAGAGTTCAAGAAGATGTACAGTCTCATTGACCAGTACAATTTGAAGGGCCATATCCGGTGGATCTCGGCTCAGATGAACCGTGTCCGCAATGGGGAGTTGTACCGCTACATTTGTGACACAAAGGGAGCATTTGTGCAG CCTGCATTCTATGAAGCGTTTGGCCTGACTGTCATTGAGTCCATGACATGTGGTTTGCCAACAATTGCGACCTGCCATGGTGGCCCTGCTGAAATCATTGTGGACGGGGTGTCTGGTTTGCACATTGACCCTTACCACAGTGACAAAGCGGCAGATATCTTGGTCAACTTCTTTGACAAGTGCAAGGAGGATCCGAGCTACTGGGACAAAATTTCACAAGGAGGCCTGCAAAGAATTTATGATAA GTACACCTGGAAGCTGTACTCCGAGAGGCTGATGACCCTGACTGGTGTATATGGATTCTGGAAGTATGTGAGCAACCTGGAGAGGCGTGAGACTCGTCGCTACCTTGAGATGTTCTATGCTCTCAAATACCGTAGCCTG GCGAGTGCTGTTCCATTGTCCTTCGATTAG